The Thermovirga sp. DNA segment GAAGGCACCGAGGCGCGGAAGATAGAGGATGGCCTTGGGGATCATGTCGCGGTAATAAAAGGAAAAGATGACCTCCGGTTTCAGGTTCTTGACGAGTTCCACCGCGGGAGGATCACCGGGGCTGGCAGGAGTAAAGACGGGAACCCCGCCCGCCAGGGCCAGTTCCTTCACTGATTTGAACCAGGTGTTCTCGCTCTTGTCGTCCTCGTAGGTGAGAACGCCCCTGATATCGGCTCCCAGGTCCATCAGCGTCTTCAGGCACCGGTGTCCCACCTCGCTGTAGGCGAATACCACCGTCCCGGGCCTGTCACTCATCCTCATCGCCGTAGACCCGGTTCACCAGGAACCTGGGACGCTTGCGGATTTCCTGGAAGATCCTGCCGATGTACTCCCCGGCTATGCCTACGCAGAACATGGTGACTCCCATGAGGAAAAAATTGATCGTCATGAGGGTGAAGAGGCCTTCCGCCTCGGGCCCCACGATGAGCCTCCTCAGGACCATGTAGATGGAGAAGACGAAACTCTGTCCCGCAATCAGGAGCCCCA contains these protein-coding regions:
- a CDS encoding formyltransferase, which codes for MSDRPGTVVFAYSEVGHRCLKTLMDLGADIRGVLTYEDDKSENTWFKSVKELALAGGVPVFTPASPGDPPAVELVKNLKPEVIFSFYYRDMIPKAILYLPRLGAF